GACGCCGAATGGCAAGCGGGCCGTCTACCGGAGTCAAGGGGAGAGTTGCTGTTCCTGCGGCCGATGGAGCCGACGGAAGGGATATGCCACGTTGACGGTTCGAAAGAGCCATTTAGCGATGCGGCGGTTGAGGGAGATCAAAGAGAGGCCTGAGATGCAAGCGATTTATCGGCGTCGCAAGAGCACGGTGGAGCCGGTCTTCGGCCAGATCAAATGTGGGATGGGTTTTAGACGATATTTCTATCGAGGGCTTTCGAACGTTCGGAGCGAGTGGAACTTGGTTTGTGCGGCATTCAATCTGAAAAAAATCACGTCCCTTCTTCAGCGAAAAGAATTGATCGGATCCCTTGAAGGGGTTACATGAAAAGAAGAAGGCATCGGTGGGATGTAAAGATAACCTGTCTGCCGTGTGGGCATAGTTAAACTGGCAGGTATATTAGTGCAGTACGATTTTGCCTAAACATACCATCCCTTCACAAAATATCAAGACTAATTGCTCAGGCTCCTAGTTGGGTGATCAAAATAGATTCGGGTTTTACTATTAAGATTTGGTAGGGATTTTGTACATCAATTAAAGACCCTTTGTTTTAAATTTTAGGTGAACGTAAATCCAAATGATGGATAATTCTTCAGATTTCCCTTTATTGACGCTGGTTATTTTTCTTCCCCTGTTTGGAGCCTTACTGGTTTTTTCCCTTCGCAATGTTGAAACCATCAAATGGGCCACCTTGGGTACTTCCAGTGCGGTTTTCCTTGCTTCCCTGCCTTTGTTCTTCTTGTTTGATACCTCCACTCACGAGATGCAATTTACAGAGTATCATCAATGGATACAATCGCTAAATATCCATTACCGATTAGGGATTGATGGGATCAGTATCCTTCTGGTTCTAATGACGACGTTTCTTACACCCCTCTGCGTGCTTTGTTCTTGGAATGCTATATCTTCAAGGGTGAAGGAGTTTATGATCTCCCTATTGGTGTTGGAAACTGGAATGCTGGGTGTTTTTTGTGCCCTTGATTTTATTTTCTTTTACATCTTTTGGGAAGCCATGCTCATTCCCATGTACTTGATCATTGGGGTGTGGGGGGGACCCAATCGGGTTTATGCTGCCATCAAATTTTTCCTCTATACCCTGGTGGGGAGTCTTTTGCTGTTGGTTGCGATTATTGTGCTTTATTTTGAAGGAGGGGGAACTTTTAATATTCTCGAGCTGAT
This genomic window from Nitrospiria bacterium contains:
- a CDS encoding transposase, which translates into the protein TPNGKRAVYRSQGESCCSCGRWSRRKGYATLTVRKSHLAMRRLREIKERPEMQAIYRRRKSTVEPVFGQIKCGMGFRRYFYRGLSNVRSEWNLVCAAFNLKKITSLLQRKELIGSLEGVT